From Candidatus Cloacimonadota bacterium, one genomic window encodes:
- a CDS encoding choice-of-anchor D domain-containing protein, producing MKYGMIAILLLVLACPAMAEWTIVGSYPISGKASGLASDGTYLYYGIYGSDGGRVFRFDPATGQETLLFNNTSINDSYGMGHDGQHLWITDHGTSSSAPAYALKLDLTGNIVSQFNLPDHYMSGIAPDNGDFWVMTYYPDPGTVYKVNSTGSVLQQFTPPNNQPWDICKEGANLWIADYNANMIYKVSQAGALLEDHASEIQRPAGITFDGQHLWYLAGPLSAPSTLYKVDLSGTGTPEIDVSFEEHYFGNVIIGQSATANITIFNSGTGDLVLGNITFQSEVFAHNATLPQTLAPGESTVVAVSFTPNNWGEFTDLMSIHSNDPITPAKTVELSGYGVFATAHINASPAAQDYGTVRINADTGRFFTLSNQGLTDLQINSVSFSDPAFYIDGSVQLPLSLATREEYELRIWFSPGSQGQFTATASVGSNDSGNPQQTLDLSGSGQTQNLAMGAPLWEYQILDGVSTNIRAIKPIPDIWGNGLDDVVVCGEDYHVRAYNGNSSGTADVIWEHFIYSGPVSYYRGLSISGDLNGDGVADVVVGTAGGDKSVRALSGRNGTPLWTFNTNIYGNGGAVYQVDAKRDFTNDGIPDVLAATGDDIYEQGPKRIFLLNGATGTMIWERYAQGPAFAVISIADFTGDGVPDALAGASNEAETQARVHGINGATGAIQWTVQPAGTSVWALGQIDDVNADGFADVIVGSFQGGGNYYALNATTGATLWSESTGASLVMQFEPMGDVNGDGYTDIAIGHVAPHTAVISGLNGQYLWSQATADNAWYLANGGDLTGDGINDLFVGTLYQSNAAYFIEGTAGTILSTLWTGTPVDAIGAIPDVTGDNSKEMIVGGRDGTIRCYSGGPVTLPNPGFIAGNVSIAAGPGAVTEVLVTAGTASASPNADGDYLLSLEPGTYTVTVSLTGYHADPIPNVTVLAGITTPDIDFALQMLPLQPPVNLAVDAVTGIFNWEQPASSHQYYPGSYKVFLDGALLGITEELDWTFTGLIPNTAYTAGVAGIYPTGESEPATLEFTFTGVGIEEPVPLVTKLHGNFPNPFNPTTTLHFSLEKSTFVSLEIFNVKGERVRQLVEAELDSGNHFRTWDGRDDANQPQGSGIYFYRFTAGDYRETSRMLLLK from the coding sequence GCGTGTTCCGCTTCGATCCAGCCACCGGGCAGGAAACGCTGCTGTTCAACAACACCAGCATCAACGACAGTTACGGCATGGGGCACGACGGCCAGCACCTCTGGATCACCGATCACGGCACTTCGTCCTCGGCCCCGGCCTACGCCCTGAAGCTTGATCTCACGGGGAACATCGTATCCCAGTTCAATCTGCCGGACCACTATATGTCTGGCATCGCCCCTGACAACGGCGATTTTTGGGTGATGACCTACTACCCGGACCCCGGCACGGTGTACAAAGTGAATTCCACCGGTAGCGTGCTGCAGCAATTCACCCCGCCCAACAACCAGCCCTGGGACATCTGCAAAGAAGGCGCGAATCTTTGGATAGCTGATTACAACGCCAACATGATCTACAAGGTATCCCAGGCGGGCGCGCTCCTGGAAGACCATGCTTCCGAAATCCAGCGTCCTGCCGGGATCACTTTCGACGGCCAGCATCTGTGGTATCTGGCCGGCCCGCTGAGCGCGCCCAGCACGCTTTACAAGGTGGATCTGAGCGGCACCGGGACGCCGGAGATAGATGTTTCCTTCGAAGAACATTACTTTGGCAATGTGATCATCGGCCAGAGCGCCACGGCGAACATCACCATCTTCAACAGCGGCACGGGCGACCTGGTGCTGGGCAACATCACCTTCCAGAGCGAGGTTTTCGCGCACAACGCCACTTTACCCCAAACTCTGGCCCCCGGTGAAAGCACGGTGGTGGCGGTCTCTTTTACGCCCAACAACTGGGGTGAATTTACCGATCTGATGAGCATCCATTCCAACGACCCGATCACGCCGGCCAAAACGGTGGAACTAAGCGGATACGGGGTGTTTGCCACAGCGCACATAAATGCCTCCCCCGCGGCCCAGGATTACGGCACGGTGAGGATCAACGCCGACACGGGCAGGTTTTTCACCCTCAGCAACCAGGGCCTGACGGACCTGCAGATCAACAGCGTCAGTTTTTCCGATCCGGCCTTTTACATCGACGGTTCGGTGCAGCTGCCGCTCAGCCTGGCCACCCGCGAGGAATATGAGCTGCGGATCTGGTTTTCACCCGGATCGCAGGGCCAGTTCACAGCCACAGCCAGCGTGGGCAGCAACGACAGCGGCAATCCGCAACAAACGCTTGATCTGTCGGGATCGGGGCAAACGCAGAACCTCGCGATGGGGGCCCCGCTGTGGGAATATCAGATCCTGGACGGGGTTTCCACCAACATCCGCGCGATCAAGCCCATCCCGGATATCTGGGGCAACGGCCTGGACGACGTGGTGGTCTGCGGCGAGGATTATCATGTGCGCGCCTACAACGGCAATTCCAGCGGCACGGCGGACGTGATCTGGGAACATTTCATCTATTCCGGGCCCGTGTCTTATTACCGGGGCCTGTCCATCAGCGGGGACCTGAACGGTGACGGCGTCGCGGACGTTGTGGTGGGAACGGCCGGCGGGGACAAATCCGTGCGGGCTCTTTCCGGCAGGAACGGAACTCCGCTTTGGACCTTCAACACCAATATCTACGGAAACGGCGGCGCGGTTTACCAGGTGGACGCCAAACGCGATTTCACCAATGACGGGATCCCGGACGTGCTGGCGGCAACCGGAGACGACATTTACGAACAGGGCCCCAAAAGGATATTTTTGCTCAACGGCGCCACCGGCACCATGATCTGGGAACGCTACGCGCAGGGTCCGGCCTTTGCCGTGATCAGCATTGCCGATTTCACCGGGGACGGGGTTCCGGACGCGCTGGCTGGAGCTTCCAACGAAGCCGAGACCCAAGCCCGCGTGCACGGTATCAACGGGGCCACGGGAGCCATCCAGTGGACGGTTCAGCCTGCTGGAACCTCAGTCTGGGCGTTGGGCCAGATCGACGATGTGAACGCTGACGGATTCGCGGACGTGATCGTGGGCTCCTTCCAGGGCGGAGGTAATTATTACGCGCTGAACGCCACCACCGGCGCCACCCTGTGGTCGGAATCGACCGGTGCGTCTCTGGTGATGCAGTTTGAACCCATGGGAGATGTGAACGGCGATGGCTACACCGACATTGCCATCGGCCACGTGGCCCCGCATACAGCAGTTATCAGCGGCCTGAACGGCCAGTATCTCTGGTCTCAGGCCACAGCCGACAACGCCTGGTATCTGGCCAACGGCGGCGACCTCACCGGCGACGGCATCAACGACCTGTTTGTGGGCACCCTCTATCAGAGCAACGCCGCCTACTTCATCGAAGGGACGGCCGGCACCATCCTGTCCACGCTCTGGACCGGTACACCGGTGGACGCCATCGGCGCCATACCCGATGTGACGGGAGACAATTCCAAAGAGATGATCGTGGGTGGCAGGGACGGCACCATCCGTTGCTATTCCGGAGGTCCGGTAACCCTTCCCAATCCCGGTTTCATCGCCGGTAATGTTTCCATTGCGGCCGGACCCGGAGCGGTCACGGAGGTTTTGGTGACGGCCGGAACGGCCAGCGCCAGTCCCAATGCAGACGGAGACTATCTGCTGAGCCTGGAGCCCGGGACCTACACCGTAACGGTATCCCTCACCGGCTACCACGCGGACCCGATCCCCAACGTGACCGTGCTGGCGGGAATCACCACCCCGGACATCGATTTCGCCCTGCAGATGCTGCCTTTGCAGCCGCCGGTCAATCTGGCCGTGGATGCCGTGACCGGTATTTTCAACTGGGAACAGCCAGCCTCATCGCATCAGTATTATCCCGGCAGCTACAAGGTTTTTCTGGACGGAGCCCTGCTGGGAATCACTGAAGAACTGGACTGGACCTTTACCGGACTGATCCCCAACACCGCTTACACCGCGGGTGTGGCAGGGATCTATCCCACCGGGGAATCGGAACCCGCGACCCTCGAATTCACCTTCACCGGAGTGGGGATCGAGGAACCCGTTCCCCTGGTCACCAAGCTGCACGGCAATTTCCCCAATCCCTTCAATCCCACCACCACTCTGCATTTCTCTTTGGAAAAATCCACGTTCGTGAGCCTGGAGATATTCAATGTAAAAGGCGAAAGGGTGAGGCAACTGGTGGAAGCGGAGCTCGACAGCGGCAATCACTTCCGGACCTGGGATGGCAGGGACGACGCGAATCAGCCGCAGGGAAGCGGGATCTACTTCTACCGGTTCACGGCCGGTGATTACCGCGAAACGAGCAGGATGCTGCTTTTGAAATAG
- a CDS encoding SagB/ThcOx family dehydrogenase gives MDMTNFEFIFHKVRGSSREEIMAELKLSAEEFDKLEQSCSAAVAEIKPELDRAATIGPDFVRLTRYVYGGSSDQEQGKPCPEAVKVRSGEIIQLPAVERIPVPELTLRQAISQRRSLRKYAAQALSLEELSFLLWASCWARDFRSGKNIEVTFRNVPSAGSRHPFECYLLINNVANLTPGLYWYHPLKHGLIRLEAPEDIAEQVLEGCMGQQMVADSAVTFILSARPYRAVWRYQQRSYRYLYVDAGHWGQNIHLAAEAVGAGACMIGAFMDEMMNASLGLDGEEEFVIYVAPVGKKEAGS, from the coding sequence ATGGATATGACCAACTTTGAATTCATCTTCCACAAAGTCCGCGGCTCCAGCCGCGAGGAGATCATGGCCGAGCTCAAGCTGAGCGCGGAAGAGTTTGATAAGCTTGAGCAAAGCTGTTCTGCGGCCGTGGCGGAAATCAAGCCGGAACTGGACCGCGCGGCCACCATCGGCCCGGATTTCGTGCGCCTCACCCGCTATGTCTATGGCGGCAGCAGCGATCAGGAACAGGGCAAGCCCTGTCCGGAAGCGGTGAAGGTCCGCTCCGGAGAGATCATCCAGCTTCCGGCCGTGGAACGCATCCCTGTGCCGGAACTCACTCTGCGCCAGGCGATCAGCCAGCGCCGCAGCCTGCGCAAATATGCCGCCCAGGCCCTTTCCCTGGAAGAACTTTCCTTCCTGCTCTGGGCTTCCTGCTGGGCGCGCGATTTCCGCAGCGGCAAAAACATTGAGGTCACCTTCCGCAACGTCCCCTCCGCCGGCAGCCGCCATCCCTTTGAGTGCTATCTACTCATCAACAATGTGGCCAACCTCACCCCCGGACTTTACTGGTATCACCCGCTGAAGCACGGCCTGATCAGGCTGGAAGCGCCGGAAGACATCGCGGAGCAAGTTCTGGAAGGTTGCATGGGACAGCAGATGGTGGCGGATTCCGCCGTCACCTTCATCCTCAGCGCAAGGCCCTACCGCGCTGTCTGGCGCTATCAGCAGCGCTCCTACCGCTATCTGTATGTTGATGCCGGGCATTGGGGCCAAAACATCCATCTGGCTGCCGAGGCCGTGGGTGCCGGGGCCTGCATGATCGGGGCCTTCATGGATGAAATGATGAACGCCAGCCTGGGCCTGGACGGTGAGGAGGAATTCGTGATCTACGTGGCTCCCGTGGGAAAAAAGGAAGCCGGCTCCTGA
- a CDS encoding ATP-dependent 6-phosphofructokinase, which produces MKKRLLIVTGGGDCPGLNAVIRAIVKRAAFEPDWEVLGSIDAFNGILLDPMQLVELTPKTVAGIHVQGGTIIGTTNRGGPFNWPVQNPDGSWTTMDRSADLIERLRAQNISAVINIGGDGSQRISQGLYELGCPVIGVPKTIDNDLSDTDFTFGFQTAVDAATDAVDKLVTTAASHHRVLILEVMGRYAGWIALHASIAGGAEVCLIPEIDYDITSVMEALNRRITSGKGFANIVIAEGAKPLAGTMSYTAREDPGAMPIRLGGAGLRLSQELKDAGCSIEIRETILGHLQRGGRPNSFDRVLASQFGVMAFEMVLQQKWGQMASYRHPEIVAVPLADAIKTYNHVDPESGLVRTARGLGICLGD; this is translated from the coding sequence ATGAAAAAAAGGCTGCTGATCGTTACCGGAGGCGGAGACTGCCCCGGCCTCAACGCCGTTATCCGTGCCATAGTCAAACGCGCCGCTTTTGAACCGGACTGGGAAGTTCTGGGCAGCATCGACGCCTTCAACGGCATCCTGCTTGATCCCATGCAACTGGTGGAACTCACGCCCAAAACCGTGGCCGGCATCCACGTTCAGGGCGGCACCATCATCGGCACCACCAACCGTGGCGGACCCTTCAACTGGCCTGTGCAGAACCCGGACGGCTCCTGGACCACCATGGACCGGAGCGCCGACCTCATCGAACGCCTCCGCGCCCAGAACATCAGCGCTGTGATCAACATCGGCGGTGACGGCTCCCAGCGCATCTCCCAAGGCCTTTATGAGCTGGGCTGCCCCGTGATCGGCGTACCCAAGACCATCGACAACGACCTCTCCGACACCGATTTCACCTTTGGCTTCCAAACCGCCGTTGACGCCGCCACCGATGCAGTGGACAAGCTGGTGACCACAGCCGCCAGCCATCACCGCGTGCTGATCCTGGAGGTGATGGGCCGCTATGCCGGCTGGATCGCGCTGCACGCCTCCATCGCGGGCGGCGCTGAGGTCTGCCTCATCCCTGAGATCGATTATGACATCACATCCGTGATGGAGGCCCTCAACCGCCGCATCACCTCTGGCAAGGGCTTCGCCAACATTGTTATCGCCGAAGGCGCCAAACCCCTGGCCGGAACCATGAGCTACACCGCCAGAGAAGATCCCGGCGCCATGCCCATCCGCCTCGGCGGAGCCGGACTGCGACTTTCCCAGGAACTCAAGGACGCCGGCTGCTCCATCGAGATCCGCGAAACCATCCTCGGCCATTTGCAGCGTGGAGGACGGCCCAACTCCTTCGACCGAGTTCTGGCCTCGCAATTTGGCGTGATGGCTTTCGAAATGGTGCTGCAGCAAAAATGGGGGCAAATGGCCTCATACCGTCATCCAGAAATCGTTGCGGTACCCCTGGCCGACGCCATCAAAACCTACAACCATGTGGACCCGGAATCCGGACTGGTGCGCACCGCGCGCGGACTGGGCATTTGCCTGGGTGACTGA
- the dxr gene encoding 1-deoxy-D-xylulose-5-phosphate reductoisomerase — protein MVSKLALLGATGSIGSSTLAVLREQPSHITLSLVSAHTDAAKLAAICREFSVSTAILTGITDPAEQASLRQKYSDLKLYFGEEELLKALRDEDYDVALNAISGSAGLRASFAIAKKKARLALANKESLVMAGHLLMPLIEAHQVQLLPVDSEHSAIFQAIGAHSAHEIRHIHITASGGSFRDLPLEDFPRVTPQQALKHPNWSMGAKVTLDSATMFNKALEVMEARWLFGLPYERISAVLHPQSVIHSLVEFVDGSILAQLSAPDMKLPILYALSWPQRWPSSLVPTDLLSLSRLDFASVPPERYPLYYLGLEVAKSGGILPTVLNSANEAALRLFLEEKITFPQIHHICSATVETWPNKPEPSLEEIIEANRAVYQGTIEAHG, from the coding sequence ATGGTAAGCAAACTCGCCCTGCTGGGTGCCACGGGCTCCATCGGCTCGTCCACCCTGGCCGTGCTGCGCGAGCAACCCTCCCACATCACCCTCAGCCTTGTTTCAGCCCACACGGACGCCGCCAAACTCGCCGCCATCTGCCGGGAATTCTCGGTTTCCACAGCCATTCTCACGGGCATCACAGATCCCGCGGAGCAGGCGTCGCTGCGGCAAAAGTATTCCGATCTGAAACTGTATTTCGGCGAAGAGGAACTGCTCAAAGCCTTGCGGGATGAGGACTACGATGTAGCCCTGAACGCCATCAGCGGTTCGGCCGGACTTCGCGCCAGCTTTGCCATCGCGAAGAAAAAGGCCCGGCTGGCCTTGGCCAACAAGGAATCTCTGGTGATGGCGGGGCATTTGCTGATGCCGCTGATCGAGGCCCACCAAGTGCAACTGCTGCCCGTGGACAGCGAACACAGCGCCATTTTCCAGGCCATCGGCGCTCATTCCGCCCACGAGATCAGGCATATCCACATCACAGCTTCCGGCGGCTCTTTCCGCGACCTGCCCCTCGAAGATTTTCCCAGGGTCACGCCCCAACAGGCACTAAAGCATCCAAACTGGTCGATGGGCGCGAAAGTGACCCTCGACAGCGCCACCATGTTCAACAAGGCCCTGGAGGTGATGGAGGCGCGCTGGCTGTTCGGGCTTCCTTACGAGAGGATCAGCGCCGTACTGCATCCGCAGTCCGTGATCCATTCCCTGGTGGAGTTCGTGGATGGGTCGATCCTGGCCCAGCTTAGCGCTCCGGACATGAAACTGCCCATCCTTTACGCGCTGTCTTGGCCCCAGCGCTGGCCCTCTTCACTGGTGCCAACCGATCTGTTGAGCCTCTCGCGGCTTGATTTCGCGTCGGTTCCGCCGGAACGCTATCCCCTTTATTATCTTGGGCTTGAGGTGGCTAAAAGCGGCGGCATCCTGCCCACGGTGCTGAACAGTGCCAACGAGGCCGCCCTACGCCTGTTTCTGGAGGAAAAGATCACGTTTCCACAAATCCATCACATCTGCTCCGCCACGGTGGAGACCTGGCCGAATAAACCGGAACCCTCTCTGGAAGAGATCATCGAGGCCAACCGGGCAGTTTATCAAGGCACAATCGAGGCTCATGGCTGA
- a CDS encoding sodium ion-translocating decarboxylase subunit beta, with translation MQEFLQILNTTGFVSFTWGNTVMILAGIVFIYLAIVKGFEPLLLVPIGFGIIVGNIPGMLEQGLGVVSEGSVLNYLYFGVSKGIFPALIFLGIGAMTDFSTLIANPKLILLGAAAQVGIFGTFLGALLLGFNVLEAASIGIIGGADGPTSIFLSSKLAPHLIGPIALAAYSYMALVPVIQPPIMKLLTTPKERLIRMKPPRQVSKKEKIFFPVITFLVTAVIAPGGVVLLAMLFLGNLLKECGVTERLALTARTSLIDIVTVLVGFTVGAKTTADVFLTPQALGIFFLGAFAFAVATATGVLFAKFMNLFVKDKINPLIGNAGVSAVPASARVSQVMGQKYDPTNYLLMHAMAPNVAGVVGSAVAAGVLLGILGS, from the coding sequence ATGCAGGAATTTCTTCAGATCCTGAACACCACCGGCTTTGTGAGTTTCACTTGGGGCAACACGGTGATGATCCTGGCCGGGATAGTTTTCATCTACCTGGCCATCGTGAAAGGCTTCGAGCCGCTGCTGCTGGTGCCGATCGGTTTCGGCATCATCGTGGGCAACATTCCCGGCATGCTGGAGCAAGGCCTGGGCGTGGTGAGCGAAGGCAGCGTGCTGAACTACCTCTACTTCGGTGTTAGCAAGGGCATCTTTCCCGCTCTGATCTTCCTGGGGATCGGCGCCATGACCGACTTTTCCACCCTGATCGCCAATCCCAAGCTGATCCTGCTGGGCGCGGCGGCCCAGGTGGGCATTTTCGGCACCTTTTTGGGCGCCCTGCTGCTCGGTTTCAACGTTTTGGAAGCTGCCTCCATCGGCATCATCGGCGGCGCGGACGGACCCACCTCCATCTTCCTATCCTCCAAACTGGCCCCGCACCTGATCGGCCCCATCGCCCTGGCCGCCTATTCCTACATGGCCCTGGTGCCGGTGATCCAGCCGCCGATCATGAAGCTGCTCACCACCCCCAAAGAGCGTCTGATCCGAATGAAGCCGCCCCGCCAGGTTTCCAAAAAAGAAAAGATCTTCTTCCCCGTGATCACCTTTCTGGTTACGGCCGTGATTGCGCCCGGCGGCGTGGTGCTGCTGGCCATGCTCTTTTTGGGCAATTTGCTGAAAGAATGCGGCGTCACGGAACGCCTCGCCCTCACCGCCCGGACCTCGCTGATCGATATCGTGACCGTGCTGGTGGGCTTCACCGTGGGTGCCAAAACCACGGCCGACGTGTTTCTGACCCCGCAGGCGCTGGGGATATTTTTCCTGGGCGCTTTCGCCTTTGCTGTGGCCACGGCCACCGGCGTACTGTTCGCCAAATTCATGAACCTCTTTGTGAAAGACAAGATCAACCCCCTCATTGGCAACGCCGGCGTTTCCGCCGTTCCGGCCAGCGCGCGCGTTTCCCAAGTGATGGGGCAGAAATACGATCCCACCAACTATCTGCTGATGCACGCCATGGCCCCCAACGTGGCCGGGGTGGTCGGCTCCGCCGTCGCCGCGGGCGTGTTGCTGGGAATTTTGGGCAGTTGA
- a CDS encoding biotin/lipoyl-binding protein: protein MKTYKLIIGGQRYEARVLEYTTSHAKININGTDYLIQIEDDALPQVPVLPQQEQAVPLAPAFSSDFASGTGEVRAPLPGVIASLRVKEGETVKKGQTILVLEAMKMESEIAAPVDCVVEKIHVKDRAPVQEGDLLMTLSGIEIKEQAKPARPQNLPPAKTAPADRIVRAPLPGNIIEVKVRPGEFVREDQTLLILEAMKMESEIHSNLSGKVLKVHVQKGDNVQEGDPLIELEA from the coding sequence ATGAAAACCTATAAACTGATCATAGGCGGGCAGCGCTATGAAGCCCGGGTGCTGGAATACACTACCAGCCACGCCAAGATAAACATCAACGGCACTGATTATCTGATCCAGATCGAAGATGACGCCCTGCCCCAGGTGCCGGTGCTGCCACAACAGGAACAGGCCGTTCCGCTGGCGCCCGCGTTTTCCAGCGACTTTGCCTCAGGCACCGGCGAGGTCCGCGCGCCGTTGCCCGGCGTGATCGCCTCGCTCCGCGTGAAGGAAGGCGAGACCGTTAAAAAAGGCCAGACCATATTGGTGCTGGAAGCGATGAAGATGGAATCCGAGATCGCCGCGCCGGTGGATTGCGTGGTGGAAAAGATCCACGTGAAAGACCGCGCGCCCGTCCAGGAAGGCGATCTGCTGATGACGCTGAGCGGCATCGAGATCAAGGAACAGGCCAAACCCGCCCGCCCGCAAAACTTGCCCCCAGCCAAAACGGCCCCCGCGGACAGGATCGTGCGCGCCCCGCTGCCCGGCAACATCATCGAGGTGAAGGTGCGGCCAGGCGAGTTTGTGCGGGAAGACCAGACCCTGCTGATCTTGGAGGCGATGAAAATGGAATCCGAGATCCACAGCAACCTGAGCGGCAAGGTCCTCAAGGTGCACGTCCAGAAAGGCGACAACGTGCAGGAAGGCGATCCGTTGATCGAGCTGGAGGCCTGA
- a CDS encoding OadG family protein produces the protein MSKRIIFVLLLLPLCLGLAAQEVEEPSFEDLQLQIQAMSDSLLQLRESEVISAYGFKDTDKLADVAAKLEIRDLERWKEYLGIEPKNEVLDRMSLRRLGITPFRALLAQQYSIYGFTELSSIGELAAQKQLPVKKLRQFAGIDSADKSFDNYSLQALNRTPEELVTFENDFNDNKMGFGLSILGFGVLIVFSALALTALVISQLKHLNAKPKKTDSALVLTPSGKVKARPVDMNADVIAAAITALHLHKHDIEERRRLLLTFRRAGSDQWRGSVMLNMPNREILRKRS, from the coding sequence ATGAGCAAGAGAATCATTTTCGTCCTCCTGTTGCTGCCGCTCTGCCTCGGGCTGGCGGCCCAGGAAGTGGAGGAACCCAGCTTCGAAGACCTGCAACTGCAGATCCAGGCGATGTCCGACAGCCTGCTGCAGCTGCGGGAAAGCGAGGTGATCAGCGCCTATGGCTTCAAGGACACGGACAAGCTGGCCGACGTGGCCGCCAAACTGGAGATCAGGGACCTGGAGCGCTGGAAAGAGTATCTGGGCATCGAGCCCAAAAATGAAGTGCTGGACAGGATGAGCCTGCGCCGGCTGGGCATCACGCCCTTCCGGGCCTTGCTGGCGCAGCAATACAGCATCTATGGCTTCACGGAACTGAGCAGCATCGGCGAGCTGGCCGCGCAGAAACAGCTGCCGGTGAAGAAGCTGCGCCAGTTCGCAGGCATCGACAGCGCCGATAAAAGCTTTGACAACTATTCCCTGCAGGCGCTGAACCGCACGCCGGAAGAGCTGGTGACCTTCGAAAACGATTTCAATGACAACAAGATGGGGTTCGGGCTCTCGATCCTCGGCTTCGGCGTGCTGATCGTGTTTTCTGCCCTGGCCCTCACCGCCCTGGTGATCAGCCAGCTGAAACACCTGAATGCCAAGCCCAAAAAAACGGACAGCGCCCTGGTGCTCACACCCTCAGGCAAGGTTAAGGCCCGGCCGGTGGACATGAACGCAGACGTGATCGCGGCCGCCATCACCGCGCTGCACCTGCACAAACACGACATCGAGGAGCGGCGCCGGCTGCTGCTCACCTTCCGCCGCGCAGGTTCCGACCAGTGGCGGGGCAGCGTGATGCTGAACATGCCCAACCGGGAAATCCTGCGCAAGAGGAGTTGA
- a CDS encoding acyl-CoA carboxylase subunit beta: MTTQIIKLREKRDAATLGGGEKRVREQHDKGKLTARERIEQLVDPDSFEEFDLFVTHRCVNFGMDEQVYPGDGVITGSATINGRLVYLFAQDFTVFGGSLSKTYAEKICKIMDMALKNGCPVIGLNDSGGARIQEGIDALAGYAEIFWRNVMASGVVPQISAILGPCAGGAVYSPAITDFVMMEKRNSYMFVTGPKVVKTVLNETVTTADLGGAGVHSSKSGVAHFITNSEEETLLLIKKLLSYLPSNNMEDPPYVPSHDPVDRVCASLDEIIPENPNKPYDILDVIHEIVDDREFLQVMLNFAPNVVVGFARMNGFPVGIVANQPKILAGVLDIDASIKAARFVRFCDAFNIPLIVLEDVPGFLPGTSQEHNGIIRNGAKLLYAFAEATVPKITVILRKAYGGAYCVMNSRHMRADLVYAWPSAEIAVMGPKGAVEVIFRKEAQASADPKQTLLEREKEYAEKFANPFAAAERGYIDDIIEPSRTRFRLIRALEMLANKKDSIPPRKHGNIPL; the protein is encoded by the coding sequence ATGACAACCCAGATCATTAAACTGAGGGAAAAGCGCGACGCGGCGACCCTTGGCGGCGGCGAGAAACGAGTGCGGGAACAGCATGACAAGGGCAAACTCACCGCTCGCGAGCGGATCGAACAGCTGGTGGATCCCGATAGTTTTGAGGAGTTTGACCTCTTTGTAACGCACCGCTGCGTGAATTTCGGCATGGACGAACAGGTCTATCCCGGTGACGGCGTAATTACCGGCAGCGCCACCATCAACGGGCGTTTGGTCTATCTGTTCGCGCAGGATTTCACAGTTTTCGGCGGCTCGCTCTCCAAGACCTACGCCGAAAAGATCTGCAAGATCATGGACATGGCGCTGAAGAACGGCTGCCCGGTGATCGGGCTCAACGACAGCGGCGGAGCGCGCATCCAGGAAGGGATCGACGCTCTGGCCGGCTATGCCGAGATCTTTTGGCGCAACGTGATGGCCAGCGGGGTGGTCCCGCAGATCTCCGCCATCCTTGGCCCCTGCGCCGGCGGAGCTGTCTATTCTCCTGCCATCACAGACTTTGTGATGATGGAAAAGCGCAACAGCTACATGTTCGTGACCGGGCCCAAGGTGGTGAAAACCGTTCTGAACGAGACGGTGACCACCGCCGACCTGGGCGGCGCGGGAGTGCATTCCAGCAAGAGCGGGGTGGCGCATTTTATCACCAACAGCGAGGAAGAGACCCTGCTGCTGATCAAAAAACTGCTAAGCTACCTGCCTTCGAACAACATGGAAGACCCGCCCTATGTGCCGTCCCACGATCCGGTGGACCGCGTCTGCGCCTCACTGGACGAAATCATCCCGGAAAACCCCAACAAGCCCTATGACATCCTGGACGTGATCCACGAGATCGTGGATGACCGCGAATTCCTGCAGGTGATGCTGAATTTCGCCCCAAACGTGGTGGTGGGCTTCGCGCGGATGAACGGTTTTCCCGTGGGCATCGTGGCCAACCAACCCAAAATCCTGGCCGGGGTGCTGGATATCGACGCCTCCATCAAAGCCGCGCGCTTCGTGCGCTTCTGCGATGCCTTCAACATCCCGCTGATCGTGCTGGAAGATGTGCCCGGCTTCCTGCCCGGCACCAGCCAGGAGCACAACGGCATCATCCGCAACGGCGCCAAGCTGCTTTACGCCTTCGCCGAAGCCACCGTGCCGAAGATCACCGTGATCCTGCGCAAAGCCTACGGCGGTGCCTACTGCGTGATGAACAGCCGCCACATGCGGGCGGACCTGGTTTACGCCTGGCCCAGCGCGGAGATTGCCGTGATGGGGCCCAAAGGCGCCGTGGAAGTGATCTTCCGCAAAGAGGCGCAGGCCTCAGCGGATCCCAAACAGACCCTGCTGGAGCGGGAGAAGGAATACGCGGAGAAATTCGCCAATCCCTTTGCCGCGGCCGAGCGGGGCTATATCGACGACATCATCGAGCCCTCGCGTACGCGCTTCCGCCTCATCCGGGCCCTGGAAATGCTGGCCAACAAAAAGGACAGCATCCCGCCGCGCAAGCATGGCAACATACCGCTTTAA